A stretch of the Nothobranchius furzeri strain GRZ-AD chromosome 5, NfurGRZ-RIMD1, whole genome shotgun sequence genome encodes the following:
- the LOC129155826 gene encoding uncharacterized protein, whose translation MPGKESKRKADAAKRSNRPAPPIRIGIPTHRNDDANFSGTGFRHRVRRWPTSLISNKAHKLVLPDEIPDKKFVLLVGDSHLRSVADGIVPMPVGGLAFGVMSTPGACADLLRLEVSQAVLPREPDAVCVMAPSNNLTTSRTVEEAGDAFERYLLAVLSRWPKVFCTAMIPRLVGSWERQDLFQQEYHRRSAKLGVSYVPIHDHLPRYRLKLWCRDGIHLSDNHGMPILTQLMWNASYQFLETHAPKPLVQHQVSHPQKASIVPRVVVKGVERIPPPRPSEWTFVRPSGKRNHSGEFEKTSNSPKKRVVVSKADDTSVALKECFIPLNPVRFSPSILAAMDTIAPADGPTDIQTTSVRHSKKAARRVQQEVASTPCINPLADVESVRSRKEVLDCDQLPSPHHQEASGCPGTVSGSVAAHAVMLPSGQKGDCHHAHASPRGQSANTPSCVRSQVLLSSLVPETTVQNPVVNNFDEDKTILHNDDTILDSVLGSFHQGDGRFKYGGVQCAAITVVALTKHKQKSVFSWDFAVLDNVVELGDKLYTDLRDNKKISGGHEFLSVPDLPKEIDMEEQSFKLVYGDFVLGDVNVAEGELIDAGVYSPLLDGLKKMCTQHETCIMTLSGNTCAIICDNGRYAVVDSHARSADGMVDPTGQSVVLYFANLDNVFQHFQRFASELVGSQRLFEITGVDIVQMDTFKNVSEQTDDIDINPVIFVSDASSFHSSPVSRDVSQALSKCLNVKSAMVDESSPDPSCSTSVVNVDDDNSIVDNDTILSSLTGSFNQSDGRFQYGGVQCAAISLVALTKHNIQSVFSWDVAMLDNVVVLGDELYTYLRDRNLISAGNVFLSVPELPKEIVMGEQTFKLNYGDFVCGDVDIAEGDLINAGVYTSLWDGLNKMCTQYETCFITLGDNTCALLSEDGHYAIVDSHARSADGMVDPNGKSVILYFSSLDNVFRYILRFASKLNGTQKLFEISGVNIVQMDTFKNVSEQTRLPPTTGKEVRREESFPLSEPIKLQTDDIDINPVVFVSDVGTKDFHFNPISRDVSQVLSKRLNVKSGMVDESSRVIGELGVPCMNKSIVADGNCFFRALSQAVYSTQEYHRKIRLALVNQLKNNPQTYQTILRSEYSSVSQYLTSSRMQYVGSWATEVEIQAAADYFGINIFTYCNDKWLKYTSNSNFSQQAVYLENTNGNHYETVVCVKQPNTETCYGYCGPADSVSGRYNTRHAATEHLKCSVETVTLEPSSIDTDGVSVVHSNTLFTPMSADFCKTLCNRLKIDFEKHNSQESTSGGPLGNVCKTKHIIEDGNSFFRAVAHVISGSQKGHRKIRLAVVSYMSKNAEECEKFLGKEHASVSEYIKKSQMNYVGHCATEVEFRTTASVLGLPIFINNGTEWVKYSSQTGNFVTEGLYLSNCNNHFEPVLCIRLGNKETCFGFCKVESLSDNVNKCRRSTMMQLNADPNMEKMKTRKSFSRYLKQNKAYAEASNYKMVNAVKDKIKSQKKNAYKQNVAYRMKKISVTKFNYKFLLSHKEKVKKMASFYYHYNLSKKDKVKRRAKHRSIFNYHHNLAHKDKVKGRAIFNYHHNLAHKDKVKGRAIFNYHHNLAHKDKVKQRAIFNYHHNLAYQEKLKQISVYKYHHNLAHRDKMKELSGKKYLNVKHKTCLIESIQHKRKLIKVNSQNFDFVVDQFLEKVKDGPDFVCCVCSRLLFRHQVLNCNQEYYRKTKEMSLIADKCISDNHLHKCNDACRLPCKFNLCRNKLYICYTCHYKMGKCQIPPESSINRLTIDPIPPQLACLNTLEQHLIAMNIPFMKMLALPKGGQNGVHGPICCVPANIVETCSLLPRTNMEGSLLPVKLKRKLTYKGHYDYQYVDTQHVQEALQYLKHHNLHYKDVEFNESWINTFTQEDESSVLEKDSGSSKDEDTCIDGEDELLHDRQQHCMFQDTCLMPVDIGQEALDQYVDNILSVAPGEGNNPVKLLSDFTNEAKCFPVLFPSGSNTYYESRQFRLTLNRYFNNRLLHVDGRFANNVEYIFFAQYMSELEQVVSKVSIALRKGKSGESQKLRNLIQDQDSLNKLLEFDDGYRFLKPIRGTPAFWQSAQRDLLACVKMLGKPTWFASFSSADLRWTNLLYSILKQEGRTETVEQLEWADKCDLLRRNPVTAARMFDFRWHVFLREVLMSPANPIGKIEDYYYRVEFQQRGSPHCHCLFWVSGAPILDKNTDEEVIAFVDEYVTCELPSEDDSLHEVVSSVQQHSKRHSKTCRKKNTVCRFNFPRPASVRTFISRGEKYQDAVKTCKCDKTDSTVQCACASQDKARKQEMDKEVASAILTKVKTAISSEDCPYNSVEGLFQGLGISQELFEMAYKRFSRNTHVVLKREVNEIWINQYSKLLLKAWNANLDIQYCVDAYACCVYIISYMSKSEREIGLLLANSQREAAKDGNLSAKEALKSLGNVYLHNRDVCAQEAVYRLTNMHLKECSRKVVFVPTGDNIVKMSLPISVLRQKATSQDLTSDDMWMTGLVDRYKKRPNDDVFNDMCLATFASEYRVLSKNEKCRNPIKLSNDLGFVTKRTRTKPAVVRYARFSETKDPEKFFQSMLQLFLPYRHDCQLKLNCETFEEFYRTGLIRFFDRTNHSVKAVVDLNRSKFELESDHLDAVNNIVGDVMLEDAWCELCPAVEMERLECVEILKESEPTVSDEAEVIPDLAPCSNQTAHLEKRNTMSRGEGLALIRSLNEKQFSVFNQIRQWCVDKINGNNPEPLHVFITGGAGVGKSHLIRAIEYETQRLLSPSCRHPDNVCVVLTAPTGIAAYNLGATTIHTTLSIGKDVRLPYTPLGEEKLNSLRTKYCDLQLVVIDEISMVDHNLLSYVHGRLRQIKQTGDFSPFGNVSVVAVGDFFQLPPVKGKALYSDGVGSNLWSSLFKVVQLTEVVRQKDAVFSGLLNRIRTHTKGTPLLPEDLKVLKTCETGEASSALHIFATNNQVNNHNIHQLCHVCPDYISITAKDYVNDKRTGKLKLLEGNHARASNTNLSEVLQLGKGARVMLCKNVDVIDGLVNGVCGTLMEIKMLENDTFPKKVYVQFDDHRVGLQRRKTSQSLSSNLAGSTPIEPEEERATVKGGLRRQFPLKLAWAVTVHKVQGLTLENAVVSFRKIFAPGQAYVALSRVTSLSGLTIQDFDEKRIYCKDDITVAVSNMTPFLTQNSQFDRFNSSAFTVFLMNVQSLNRHVKDLAFCTQHLQPNCIAVTETWVSTDRSDAVQIDGYSFYNCPRVLAYSSTHESLVAFQEQQHGGVGFYTADGVAFKMLQAPDVNLESLVYNFVNLHIVLGLIYRPPLYPLSLFKVNLTKLLDWLEVQSETLVLMGDFNDDILKSSTILKLLTDRGYAQIVKQPTTEKGTLIDHVYVKSNKYITEASVVPTYFSDHQGIMCDFTRL comes from the exons GCCACTGGTGCAGCACCAGGTGTCTCATCCGCAGAAAGCGAGTATTGTGCCCCGTGTGGTTGTGAAGGGTGTTGAACGCATTCCACCTCCACGCCCTTCCGAATGGACGTTTGTGAGACCTAGCGGGAAG AGGAACCATTCAGGGGAATTTGAAAAGACTTCTAATTCCCCCAAGAAACGAGTGGTTGTTTCTAAG GCTGATGACACTTCAGTGGCCTTGAAGGAGTGTTTCATCCCCCTGAATCCCGTTAGGTTCTCACCTTCAATTTTGGCTGCCATGGACACGATTGCTCCAGCGGATGGTCCCACAGACATACAG aCTACATCTGTGCGACATTCTAAGAAAGCAGCTAGGCGTGTCCAGCAGGAG GTTGCATCCACACCTTGCATAAATCCTCTTGCAGACGTGGAGTCTGTTCGGTCTAGGAAGGAG GTGTTAGATTGTGACCAGCTGCCTTCACCCCACCATCAGGAGGCATCTGGTTGTCCTGGGACTGTCTCTGGGTCTGTTGCTGCCCATGCTGTGATGCTTCCTTCTGGCCAGAAGGGTGATTGCCATCACGCGCATGCATCACCCAGAGGTCAGTCCGCTAACACCCCTTCTTGCGTGCGTTCACAGGTTTTGCTGTCGTCTCTAGTTCCAGAGACAACTGTTCAAAATCCTGTTGTAAATAATTTTGATGAAGATAAAACAATTTTACACAACGATGATACAATTTTAGACTCTGTCCTAGGATCATTTCATCAGGGCGATGGGCGTTTTAAATATGGGGGAGTTCAGTGTGCAGCTATTACTGTTGTTGCTTTAACAAAGCACAAACAGAAGAGTGTTTTCTCTTGGGATTTTGCCGTGTTGGATAACGTTGTTGAGTTAGGAGATAAGCTGTACACAGATTTGCGCGACAACAAAAAGATTAGTGGTGGACATGAGTTTCTCTCTGTTCCAGACTTGCCAAAGGAAATTGACATGGAAGAACAGAGTTTTAAGCTTGTTTACGGGGATTTTGTTTTAGGAGATGTAAATGTAGCTGAAGGCGAGTTAATAGATGCTGGTGTGTACTCTCCTCTCCTGGATGGATTGAAGAAGATGTGCACACAGCATGAAACTTGCATTATGACATTAAGTGGCAATACTTGTGCTATCATTTGTGATAATGGACGTTATGCTGTAGTAGATTCCCATGCACGCTCCGCAGACGGCATGGTAGACCCGACAGGACAGAGTGTAGTTCTGTACTTTGCGAACCTTGATaatgtttttcaacattttcagagGTTTGCTAGTGAACTGGTGGGATCTCAGAGGTTATTTGAGATCACTGGAGTGGATATTGTTCAGATGgacacatttaaaaatgtatcTGAACAAACCGATGACATTGACATAAACCCTGTTATTTTTGTTAGTGATGCTAGTAGTTTTCATTCCAGTCCCGTTTCTAGAGACGTGTCACAGGCGTTGagtaaatgtttgaatgtaaagtCTGCGATGGTTGATGAATCATCTCCTGATCCTTCATGTAGCACAAGTGTGGTTAATGTTGATGACGACAACAGTATTGTAGACAATGATACAATTTTAAGCTCACTTACAGGATCATTTAATCAGAGCGATGGGCGTTTTCAATATGGTGGCGTTCAGTGTGCAGCAATTAGTCTTGTTGCTTTAACTAAGCACAACATACAAAGTGTTTTTTCATGGGATGTTGCCATGTTGGacaatgttgttgttttgggCGATGAGTTGTACACATATTTGCGTGACCGTAATCTAATAAGTGCTGGGAATGTGTTTCTTTCTGTTCCAGAATTGCCAAAGGAAATTGTTATGGGCGAACagacttttaagttgaattatggGGATTTTGTTTGTGGAGATGTAGATATAGCTGAAGGCGATCTTATAAATGCTGGAGTGTACACTAGTCTTTGGGATGGTTTGAATAAGATGTGTACACAatatgaaacatgttttattACACTTGGAGACAATACTTGCGCTTTACTTAGTGAAGATGGACATTATGCTATTGTTGATTCACATGCTCGTTCTGCAGATGGAATGGTTGACCCAAACGGTAAAAGTGTAATTCTATACTTTAGTAGTCTTGACAATGTCTTTAGATATATTCTAAGGTTTGCCAGTAAATTAAATGGAACTCAGAAGTTGTTTGAGATCAGTGGAGTTAACATTGTTCAGATggacacatttaaaaatgtttctgaACAAACAAGGTTGCCTCCAACAACAGGAAAGGAGGTTAGGCGTGAAGAGTCATTTCCACTCTCGGAACCAATAAAGTTACAGACAGATGACATTGACATAAACCCTGTTGTTTTTGTTAGTGATGTTGGCACTAAAGATTTTCATTTCAATCCCATTTCTAGAGACGTGTCTCAGGTGTTGAGTAAACGTCTGAATGTGAAGTCTGGAATGGTTGATGAATCATCTCGTGTGATTGGTGAATTGGGTGTACCATGCATGAATAAATCAATAGTGGCAGATGGAAACTGTTTTTTTAGAGCACTTAGTCAAGCTGTTTATAGCACCCAGGAATATCATAGAAAAATCCGTCTTGCTTTGGTCAATCAGTTAAAAAATAATCCTCAAACGTATCAAACCATTTTAAGAAGTGAGTATTCCTCAGTTTCGCAGTACCTCACCTCATCCAGGATGCAGTACGTTGGCAGTTGGGCAACTGAAGTGGAAATTCAAGCTGCTGCTGACTATTTTGGCATTAACATATTTACTTACTGTAATGATAAATGGCTTAAATATACTTCCAACAGCAACTTTTCACAGCAGGCTGTTTATTTGGAGAATACTAATGGTAACCATTATGAGACAGTGGTTTGTGTAAAACAACCTAACACAGAAACTTGTTATGGTTATTGTGGCCCTGCAGATAGTGTTTCTGGGAGATACAATACTCGACATGCTGCTACagaacatttaaaatgttcagtAGAAACTGTGACACTTGAGCCGAGTTCCATAGATACAGATGGTGTTAGTGTTGTTCATTCAAATACTTTATTTACTCCTATGTCTGCAGATTTTTGTAAAACTCTGTGTAATCGGTTGAAAATAGATTTTGAGAAACACAATTCTCAAGAATCCACATCAGGTGGGCCTTTAGGAAATGTGTGTAAGACAAAACATATTATTGAAGATGGTAACAGTTTCTTTAGAGCTGTAGCTCATGTAATTAGTGGGTCACAGAAGGGCCATCGTAAGATCAGACTCGCTGTTGTTTCTTATATGTCCAAAAATGCTGAAGAGTGTGAGAAGTTTCTGGGAAAAGAACATGCTTCTGTGTCAGAATACATAAAAAAGTCACAGATGAATTATGTCGGTCACTGTGCTACAGAGGTAGAATTTAGAACTACAGCCAGTGTTTTAGGATTACCCATATTTATCAACAATGGCACAGAGTGGGTCAAATATAGTTCTCAAACTGGTAATTTTGTCACTGAGGGACTATATTTGTCAAACTGTAATAATCATTTTGAACCCGTTCTTTGCATAAGACTGGGTAATAAAGAAACATGTTTTGGGTTTTGTAAAGTCGAATCTTTGTCAGACAACGTAAACAAATGCAGAAGGTCAACTATGATGCAGTTAAATGCTGACCCAAACATGGAAAAGATGAAAACGAGGAAGAGTTTTTCCAGATATTTAAAGCAAAATAAGGCTTATGCAGAAGCTTCTAATTATAAAATGGTAAATGCAgttaaagacaaaataaaaagtCAGAAGAAAAATGCATACAAGCAAAATGTTGCTTACAGAATGAAAAAGATCAGCGTGACCAAATTTAATTACAAATTTCTTCTTTCACATAAAGAGAAAGTGAAAAAGATGGCTTCGTTTTACTACCATTACAACTTGTCTAAGAAAGACAAAGTTAAACGGAGGGCCAAACATAGGTCCATTTTcaactaccatcataatttggctcacaaagacaaagttaaagggagggccattttcaactaccatcataatttggctcacaaagacaaagttaaagggagggccattttcaactaccatcataatttggctcacaaagacaaagttaaacagagggccattttcaactaccatcataatttggctTATCAAGAAAAGCTTAAACAGATCAGTGTGTATAAGTACCATCATAATTTGGCTCATCGAGACAAAATGAAAGAGTTGAGTGGAAAGAAATACCTTAATGTTAAACATAAGACATGTTTAATAGAAAGTATCCAGCATAAAAGAAAGCTGATTAAAGTAAATTCACAAAACTTTGATTTTGTTGTAGATCAGTTTTTAGAGAAGGTGAAAGATGGACCTGattttgtgtgttgtgtttgcTCACGTTTGTTGTTTAGACATCAGGTCTTAAATTGTAATCAAGAATACTATAGAAAAACCAAAGAAATGTCACTTATAGCAGATAAATGTATAAGTGACAATCATCTGCACAAATGCAATGATGCCTGTAGATTACCTTGCAAATTTAATTTATGTAGAAATAAACTGTACATCTGTTACACGTGTCATTATAAAATGGGTAAATGTCAGATACCCCCAGAAAGTTCAATCAACAGGCTGACTATTGATCCCATCCCACCTCAACTGGCATGTTTAAATACATTAGAGCAACATTTAATAGCGATGAATATACCATTTATGAAAATGTTGGCTCTGCCCAAAGGTGGTCAGAATGGGGTTCATGGCCCGATATGTTGTGTACCTGCAAATATAGTGGAAACGTGCAGTTTGTTACCACGTACCAACATGGAGGGGTCTTTATTACCTGTAAAGTTAAAGCGTAAATTGACATATAAAGGACACTATGATTATCAGTATGTTGACACACAGCATGTTCAGGAAGCTCTTCAGTATTTAAAACATCATAATTTGCATTACAAAGATGTAGAGTTCAATGAGTCTTGGATTAACACTTTTACTCAGGAAGATGAGTCATCTGTCTTGGAAAAGGATAGTGGTTCTAGTAAAGATGAAGATACTTGCATAGATGGAGAAGATGAGTTATTACATGACAGACAGCAGCACTGTATGTTTCAGGACACCTGTCTCATGCCAGTAGATATAGGACAAGAAGCATTAGATCAGTATGTAGATAACATATTAAGTGTAGCTCCAGGTGAAGGTAACAATCCAGTGAAATTGCTTTCAGATTTTACAAATGAAGCAAAATGTTTTCCCGTCTTGTTTCCTTCAGGATCGAATACTTACTATGAAAGCAGACAATTTCGTTTGACTCTGAATCGGTATTTCAACAACAGGCTTCTTCATGTTGATGGTCGATTTGCTAACAatgtagaatatatattttttgcacaGTATATGTCTGAACTAGAGCAAGTTGTGTCCAAAGTTTCTATAGCTTTGCGTAAAGGTAAAAGCGGTGAATCTCAGAAGTTGCGTAATTTGATACAGGATCAGGATTCTTTAAATAAGCTGTTAGAGTTTGATGATGGCTACCGGTTTCTTAAACCAATTCGCGGCACACCTGCTTTTTGGCAATCTGCTCAGCGAGACCTCCTGGCTTGTGTAAAAATGTTGGGCAAACCTACTTGGTTCGCATCATTTTCGTCGGCAGATTTGAGGTGGACTAACCTTCTTTATAGTATTTTGAAACAGGAAGGCAGAACAGAGACAGTGGAACAGCTGGAGTGGGCTGATAAATGTGACCTCCTACGTAGGAATCCAGTAACTGCTGCCCGAATGTTTGATTTTAGATGGCATGTCTTCTTAAgggaagtgctaatgtctcctgcCAATCCCATTGGTAAAATAGAAGATTATTATTATCGTGTTGAGTTCCAGCAGCGTGGTTCTCCTCACTGTCATTgccttttctgggtttctggtgctCCCATTTTAGATAAGAACACAGATGAGGAGGTCATTGCATTTGTTGATGAATATGTCACATGTGAACTTCCTTCTGAAGACGATTCACTACATGAAGTCGTCTCATCTGTCCAGCAGCACTCCAAACGGCATTCAAAGACTTGTAGAAAGAAAAACACTGTTTGTCGTTTTAATTTTCCACGACCTGCATCTGTTAGAACTTTTATTAGCCGTGGCGAAAAGTATCAAGATGCAGTGAAGACTTGCAAGTGTGATAAAACAGATAGCACTGTACAGTGTGCCTGTGCGTCTCAAGATAAAGCACGTAAACAGGAAATGGACAAAGAAGTAGCAAGTGCCATTTTAACTAAAGTAAAGACTGCTATTTCTAGTGAAGACTGTCCATATAACAGTGTAGAAGGTCTGTTTCAGGGCCTGGGTATCAGTCAGGAACTATTTGAGATGGCATATAAACGATTTAGTCGAAATACACATGTTGTTTTGAAAAGGGAAGTTAATGAAATCTGGATTAATCAGTATAGCAAGTTGCTGTTAAAAGCTTGGAATGCTAATCTTGATATCCAGTATTGCGTCGATGCTTATGCGTGCTGTGTATACATAATATCTTACATGTCTAAAAGTGAACGGGAAATTGGCCTTCTGCTTGCTAATTCTCAAAGAGAAGCAGCCAAAGATGGTAATCTTAGTGCTAAAGAGGCCTTGAAGAGTCTTGGTAATGTTTATCTTCATAATCGAGATGTTTGTGCGCAGGAAGCAGTCTACAGGCTAACTAACATGCATCTAAAGGAGTGTTCTAGGAAAGTTGTGTTTGTTCCCACTGGTGATAATATAGTGAAAATGAGTTtgcctatttctgttttgaggcaAAAAGCAACATCACAGGATCTTACTTCAGATGACATGTGGATGACCGGATTAGTTGATCGTTATAAGAAGAGGCCAAATGATGATGTGTTCAATGATATGTGCCTGGCTACGTTTGCATCAGAATATCGTGTTTTGAGTAAAAACGAAAAATGTAGAAATCCTATAAAGTTAAGTAATGATTTAGGATTTGTTACAAAAAGAACTCGTACTAAACCAGCGGTTGTTCGTTACGCGCGTTTCTCTGAAACCAAAGACCCAGAGAAATTTTTTCAAAGCATGTTGCAGTTGTTTTTACCGTACCGCCATGATTGTCAGCTTAAGCTTAACTGTGAAACTTTTGAGGAATTTTACAGAACtggtttaattagattttttgatAGAACAAACCACTCGGTAAAGGCTGTTGTAGATTTAAATCGGAGTAAATTTGAGTTAGAATCTGATCATTTGGATGCTGTGAATAATATAGTCGGTGATGTAATGTTAGAAGATGCATGGTGTGAGTTGTGTCCGGCAGTTGAAATGGAACGTTTGGAGTGTGTTGAAATACTGAAAGAATCAGAACCAACAGTAAGTGACGAGGCAGAAGTAATCCCAGATTTGGCTCCATGTTCAAACCAAACTGCACATTTAGAGAAGAGAAACACGATGAGTAGAGGTGAAGGTCTGGCATTGATTAGGTCTTTaaatgaaaaacagttttctgtttttaatcaaATCAGGCAGTGGTGTGTAGATAAAATTAATGGTAATAACCCTGAACCACTGCATGTTTTTATTACAGGCGGGGCGGGCGTTGGGAAAAGTCATTTAATTCGAGCAATAGAGTATGAAACACAGAGATTACTGTCACCAAGCTGTAGACATCCTGATAATGTATGTGTAGTATTGACAGCTCCTACTGGGATTGCAGCATATAATTTAGGTGCAACAACAATCCACACTACACTGTCTATAGGAAAGGATGTACGCTTACCGTACACTCCTCTGGGTGAAGAAAAACTAAATTCTTTACGTACAAAATATTGTGATCTGCAGCTTGTTGTTATTGATGAAATATCAATGGTCGATCATAACCTTTTGTCCTATGTTCATGGTAGATTACGTCAGATTAAACAAACGGGTGACTTTTCACCTTTTGGAAATGTCAGTGTAGTGGCCGTTGGAGATTTCTTCCAGCTACCTCCTGTTAAAGGGAAAGCACTCTATTCTGATGGTGTAGGTAGCAACTTATGGTCAAGCCTATTTAAAGTTGTACAGTTAACTGAAGTcgttagacagaaagatgctgtGTTTTCTGGACTGCTAAATAGAATCAGAACTCATACAAAAGGTACACCATTGTTACCTGaggatttaaaggttttaaaaacTTGTGAAACAGGTGAGGCGAGCTCAGCATTGCACATATTTGCAACAAATAATCAAGTAAATAATCACAACATCCATCAGTTATGTCACGTTTGTCCTGATTACATATCAATTACAGCCAAAGATTATGTTAATGATAAAAGAACAGGCAAACTGAAGTTGTTGGAAGGGAATCATGCCAGAGCTTCTAATACTAACTTGTCAGAAGTGTTACAATTGGGTAAGGGTGCGCGTGTAATGTTGTGTAAAAATGTGGATGTTATTGACGGTTTAGTAAACGGAGTTTGTGGTACGTTgatggaaattaaaatgttagaaAATGACACCTTTCCTAAAAAAGTTTATGTTCAGTTTGATGACCATCGTGTAGGCTTGCAGAGGAGGAAAACCTCCCAGTCTCTGTCATCAAATTTAGCTGGATCTACACCTATTGAACCCGAGGAGGAAAGGGCCACTGTTAAAGGTGGATTACGTCGACAATTTCCTCTTAAATTGGCTTGGGCGGTTACGGTTCATAAAGTTCAGGGACTCACTCTTGAAAACGCTGTTGTTAGTTTTAGGAAAATATTTGCACCAGGTCAAGCATATGTAGCACTTAGCCGTGTAACAAGTCTTTCAGGACTCACAATTCAGGACTTTGATGAAAAACGAATCTATTGTAAAGATGACATTACAGTTGCAGTTAGTAATATGACACCTTTTTTGACTCAAAACTCACAGTTCGACAGATTTAACTCTTCTGCATTCACTGTGTTTTTAATGAATGTCCAAAGTCTGAATCGACACGTTAAAGACTTGGCTTTCTGCACACAGCATTTGCAACCTAATTGCATTGCTGTCACAGAAACATGGGTATCTACAGACAGATCAGATGCAGTACAGATTGATGGCTATAGTTTTTACAATTGCCCACGAGTTTTAGCTTATTCTAGTACCCATGAGTCATTGGTTGCTTTTCAAGAACAACAACATGGTGGTGTTGGCTTTTATACTGCAGATGGTGTGGCATTTAAAATGTTGCAGGCTCCAGACGTCAACTTGGAGAGTTTAGTGTATAACTTTGTTAACTTACACATAGTACTTGGACTCATTTATCGACCTCCTTTGTATCCCCTTTCTTTGTTTAAAGTAAATTTAACAAAGTTGCTTGATTGGCTGGAGGTACAAAGTGAGACATTAGTACTAATGGGAGATTTTAATGATGACATTTTAAAATCATCAACAATATTGAAACTTTTGACTGACAGAGGCTATGCCCAAATAGTCAAACAGCCAACAACCGAAAAAGGCACTTTAATAGATCATGTCTATGTAAAATCCAACAAGTATATAACAGAAGCATCTGTTGTTCCAacatattttagtgatcatcaggGCATCATGTGTGATTTTACACGGCTTTAG